A stretch of DNA from Oculatellaceae cyanobacterium:
AAATTAGCAATTAGCAATTAGTAATTAGCAATTAGCGTAAAGTGAATCTTGATATTAAAAATTTTGAGATTCAACTAATTTAACTAATAGCTAAAAACTAACAGCTAACAGCTTAAGGAGAAACTATGGCAGTTAATAATACTGAAGAAGTAAAAGCGATCGCTCGTTACATTCGCATATCCCCCTATAAAGTGCGCCGAGTTCTCGATCAAATTCGCGGACGCTCCTATAGAGAAGCTTTAATCATTTTAGAGTTTATGCCTTACAAGGCTTGCGAACCAGTGCTAACAGTTTTACGTTCGGCTGTTGCTAACGCAGAACATAACGCTAATCTTGACCCAGCCAAGCTAGTAGTGTCTCAAGCTTTTGCAGATCAAGGCCCAGCACTAAAACGCTTTCGTCCGCGCGCTCAAGGCAGAGCTTACAAAATTCGCAAGCCAACCTGTCACATCACTGTAGCTGTGGCAGCACTCAACAATGAATAGTTTAGTTATTAGTTTTTAGGCGATTGTTTGCTATTCAAGCAGTTTTCTTCTAATAACTAACAACTAAAAACTTTTGATTAGAGGAAGTATTTGTGGGACAGAAAATTCATCCAATTGGTTTTAGGCTAGGAATTACCCAAGAGCATCGCTCTAGGTGGTTTGCCGATGCCAAGCATTATCCAGAATTGCTTCAAGAAGACCATAAAATTCGGCAGTATGTCGAAAAAAACTTAAGTAATGCTGGAATTTCTCAAGTAAGAATTGAGCGTAAAGCTGACCAGATTGAGTTAGAAGTACATACAGCTAGACCAGGTGTTGTAGTTGGTCGTGGCGGTACGGGTATTGAGTCTTTGCGTACTGGCTTGCAAACCGCGTTGGGTGGAAATCGCTCTATTCGGATCAACGTTGTAGAAGTTGCCCGCGTAGATGCTGAAGCCGGACTAATTGCTGAGTACATCGCTCAACAACTTGAACGCCGCGTATCTTTCCGCCGAGTTGTTAGACAAGCGATTCAACGGGCTCAACGCGCTGAAGTTCAAGGTATTAAAGTCCAGGTAAGTGGTCGCTTAAACGGTGCAGAAATTGCCCGTACAGAATGGACTCGTGAAGGTCGTGTGCCTTTGCACACTTTACGTGCTGACATTGACTATGCTTATCGCACTGCTAAAACCATTTATGGCATTTTAGGAGTCAAAGTCTGGATATTTAAAGGAGAAATTATCCCTGGTCAGGAAGAGCAACCAGCAGGTAATACGGCTCAACCTAAACGTCGCCAACAGCGCCGCCGCCAGCAATTTGAAGACCGCTCTAATGAAGGATGAGTTTTAAATAATCAAAAATGAAAACAGACGACTAATTGCTGCCTGTTTCACTACCTGATTACTGAGAATTCATGTTTCATAATTCATACTTCACACTTTCCTCGTCATGTTAAGTCCTAGAAGAACGAAATTTCGCAAACAACAGCGTGGGCGGATGGAAGGTCTAGCCACTCGCGGTAGCACGTTGAATTTTGGCGACTTTGGGCTTCAGGCTGTAGAACCAGCTTGGATTACTTCTCGCCAGATTGAAGCTAGCCGTCGTGCCATGAACCGCTATCTGCGTCGGGGTGGCAAAATTTGGATTCGGATATTTCCTGATAAACCAGTCACAATGCGCCCAGCCGAAACCCGTATGGGTTCTGGGAAAGGCTCTCCTGAGTTTTGGGTTGCCGTTGTAAAGCCAGGACGGATAATGTTTGAAATCAATGGCGTTCCCGAAGCTACTGCCCGTGAGGCTATGCGTTTGGCTTCTCACAAGTTACCCATTAAAACAAAATTCATCTCTCGTGAAGAAGGGAGCGTCTGAGTTATGCCTCTACCAAAAGTAGCAGATGCTAGAAAATTAAGCGATCAAGAACTGCTAGATGAAATTGTAGCGGTCAAGCGGCAACTGTTTGAGTTGCGATTCCAACAAGCAACTCGACGTTTGGAAAAGCCACATCAGTTTAATCATGCCCGCCACAGACTAGCTCAATTGATGACTGTGGAACATGAGCGCAAACTGGGGATCGCCCAAACGACCAGTGCTGACTCTGAACCGTCACAGGTCTAATTATTGAGGAGTAAGTGACAATGGCAGTAAAAGAACGAGTTGGTTTAGTTGTCAGCGACAAAATGGATAAAACCGTTGTAGTGGCAATAGAAAACCGCTCATCCCATACTAAGTATGGAAAAATAGTAGTCCGTACAAAGCGATATAAAGCTCACGACGAAGAAAATAAGTGCAAAGAAGGCGATCGCGTTCGGATTCAAGAAACTCGCCCACTCAGCCGCACTAAACGTTGGGTTGTTGCTGAAATCATTAATAGCACCTCTCAAGCCTAATTAGCTGTTAGCTGTTAGCTGTTAGCAATTAGCTAATTGCTAATCACTAATCGCTCTCTACTAACAACTAACAACTGTAAGGAACATAACAATGATTCAACAAGAGTCTTATCTAAATGTGGCGGATAATAGTGGCGCACGTAAATTGATGTGCATCCGCGTATTAGGTTCTGGTAATAGGCGTTACGGTGGCGTAGGCGATGTGATCATTGCTGTCGTTAAGGATGCCATTCCCAATATGGCGGTGAAAAAGTCAGACGTAGTTAGAGCAGTGATTGTTCGGACTAAAAAGACTATGCGCCGCGAAAGTGGTATGAGTATTCGCTTTGACGATAATGCTGCTGTACTGATCAACCCTGAAGGTAATCCTAGAGGGACACGGGTATTTGGCCCAGTGGCGCGTGAACTGCGCGACAAAAACTTCACTAAAATCGTTTCTCTGGCTCCAGAGGTACTTTAAATGGCAAATACTATGGGCAAAGGTACTAAAAAAGGTGCCAAGAATCTACCTCTGCATTCCAAAATGCACGTAAAAAAAGGTGATACTGTTCAGGTAATTTCTGGACGGAACAAAGGGAAAGTCGGCGAAATTATCAAGTCACTTCCCCAACTTAGCCAAGTAGTTGTTAAAGGGGTAAACGTTAAAACTAAGCACGTTAAACCCCAACAAGAAGGAGAGTCTGGTCAAATCGTCACTTTTGAAGGACCAATTCACAGTTCAAATGTGATGCTTTATTCGACTAAGCAAAAAGTAGCCAGTCGCGTCTGTTATACATTTACCGAAGATGGACGCAAAGTCAGAATGCTGAAAAAAACTGGTGAAATTATTGATTAGTAGTTAGCCGTTAGCTAACAGCTAAAAGCTAAAAGCAGGAAATTAATTCAGTTCCTGACCAAGCCCAGGAACGACTAAAATACACAATCATGGCACAACGACTAAAAACCCAGTATCAAGAGACTATTCTACCCAAGCTGATGGAACAGTTTGGTTACAAAAATATCCATCAAGCACCTAAATTACTAAAGGTTACAGTTAATAGAGGTCTTGGGGAGGCATCTTCTAACGCTAAGGCGCTGGAATCTTCTTTGAGTGAAATTGCACTGATTACTGGTCAAAAACCAGTGGTGACGCGAGCTAAAAAAGCGATCGCAGCTTTCAAACTCCGCCAAGGTATGCCTGTTGGAGTTATGGTGACACTGCGATCAGATCGGATGTATGCCTTTGTAGATCGATTAATTAATCTAGCACTGCCTAGAATTAGGGACTTTCGAGGCATTAGTCCCAAAAGCTTTGATGGTCGCGGAAACTATAGCTTAGGCATTAGAGAACAGCTAATTTTTCCTGAAGTAGAATACGACAGAATCGATCAAATTCGCGGCATGGATATTTCCATTATTACTACAGCAAATACCGACGAAGAGGGCCGCGCCTTACTCAAAGAAATGGGAATGCCCTTCCGGGATAGTTAAGGCAGTTTCAATTAAAGAGGGAACAATGGCGGCTAACGACACAATTGCAGATATGCTAACTCGCATTCGGAATGCGAATCTGGCACGGCATCAAACAACAGAAATACCAGCAACAAAAATGACCCGTAGTATTGCCAAAGTCTTGAAAGATGAAGGCTTTATTACTGAGTTTGAAGAAGCGGGCGAAGGGGTTAAGAAAAAACTGGTGGTTTCCTTAAAATATAAGGGTAAAAACCGTCAACCAATTGTTACGGCGTTAAAGCGGATCAGCAAACCAGGGTTGCGTGTTTACTCAAATCGTAAAGACCTACCCCGTGTGTTGGGCGGTATTGGCATCGCAATTATTTCTACCTCCAGTGGCATTATGACTGACCGCGAAGCGCGTCGTCAGGGACTGGGTGGAGAAGTGCTTTGTTATGTATGGTAAATCTCAGCACTCAGAAGTCAGAAATCAAACTAATTTTTCTGAATTCTTTTTTCTGGGTTCTGAATTTTTAAGGAGTAATCATTCATGTCTCGGATTGGCAAGCGCCCCATTAATATTCCTGGTAAAGTGACGGTGGCGATTGAAGGTCAACACGTCGGAGTTAAAGGCCCAAAAGGTGAATTATCCAGGGTTTTGCCTGCTGAAGTCACAGTAGAGCAGGAAGGGGACACTCTTGTAGTAAAGCGACGCAATGAGTCACGACCCGCTCGTCAACTCCACGGTTTATCTCGTACCTTAGTTGCCAATATGGTAGATGGGGTATCCGAAGGCTTTCAAAAACGTTTAGAAATCCAAGGTGTTGGTTATAGAGCGCAAGTTCAAGGTCGTAACCTGATTTTGAACGTAGGTTATAGCAAGCCTGTAGAAATTACACCTCCTGATGGTATTCAGGTGGCAGTAGAAAATAACACTAACGTCGTTGTCAGTGGCATTGATAAAGAAGTTGTGGGAAATACAGCAGCTAAAATTCGTGATATCCGCCCACCAGAACCCTACAAAGGTAAAGGCATTCGCTATGCCGGAGAAGTAGTCAGACGTAAAGCTGGAAAGGCAGGTAAGAAGTAGAGATGAAATTAACTCGTAAAGAATCAGTACGTCGTCGCCACAAGCGGGTGCGCCGCCAGGTAACTGGCACTTCAGAACGACCACGTTTAGCTGTTTTTCGCTCTAATCAGCACATTTATGTGCAGGTGATTGACGATACCCAGCAACATACTTTAGCTGCTGCGTCAACTTTAGAACCAGATCTCAAGTCAACATTAGCATCAGGAGCGAATTCTCAAGCCGCTTCTGAAGTCGGCAAGTTAATTGCACAACGAGCGTTAGCTAAAGGTATTCAACAAGTAGTCTTTGATCGCGGCGGTAATCTGTATCACGGTCGTGTTAAAGCTTTGGCAGATGCGGCTCGTGAAGGCGGATTAGAGTTCTAAAGAAGCTAGTTGTAATTTAAATGGTTTAGGAAAAAACTATGGCAAAAGAACGTCGCAAAAGCAGTCGTGCGAAGGAAAAAGAAATAACCTTCCAAGAGAGGGTAATTCAAATTCGTCGCGTCAGCAAGGTCGTAAAGGGAGGCAAAAAACTTAGCTTCCGTGCGATCGTAGTTGTTGGCAATGAGCGTGGTCAAGTGGGCGTTGGGGTAGGCAAAGCCAGCGACGTTATTGGAGCAGTTCGTAAGGGTGTTGCTGACGGCAAAAAGCACTTGATTGATGTTCCCTTAACCAAAGCTAATTCTATTCCCCATCCCATTAATGGAACTGGTGGAGGCGCTAAGGTAATGATGCGACCAGCAGCACCTGGTACGGGTGTAATCGCTGGTGGAGCAGTGCGTACAGTTCTGGAGTTATCCGGTGTGCGTAACATCTTAGCAAAGCAACTGGGTTCTAATAATCCCTTGAATAATGCTAGAGCTGCTGTTAATGCTTTGTCTACTTTGCGTACATTGTCAGAAGTAGCTGAAGAAAGAGGCATACCTCTAGAAAACCTCTACGCTTAACAATCGCGCTTGCTAACAGCTTTATACTAAACAGGACGGGACACTCAGACCTATCTTAATTGCTAGGTGAGTAGAGATTTTAAACACATTAAACTCTACAAAAATTACCATTTGACGGACGAACATCAACGCTTTTAGAGGTAGCGTTGCCGCCACTATCTGAGAATTTAAGGCGCGAAGTCGGGCAACCAAACCGCGCAGTCTCGCCCAATCATCCCCGTTACTAAAAGCGTGTGGGGATAATTTACATAACTAACTTGCGTTGTCAGTAGTTTAGGTCAAGAACATGAGACTATCAGATGCCAAGCCTAAAAAAGGCTCAAAAAAACGTCCTCGCCGAATTGGTCGGGGTATTGCCGCAGGTCAAGGTGCTAGCGGTGGTTTTGGGATGCGTGGTCAAAAATCGCGCTCAGGTCGCAGCACTAGACCTGGTTTTGAGGGTGGACAAATGCCTTTGTATCGGCGTTTGCCTAAATTAAAACACTTTACTGTTATAAATCGTAAACATTACACTACGATCAACGTAGGTAAGCTGGCATCACTTCCTGCCAACAGCGAGGTTACTTTACTTTCTCTCACAGAAGCTAAAATTGTCACGAGCAATAAAGAACCTCTGAAAATTTTAGGTGATGGGGAACTGAACGTAGCACTCAATGTGAAAGCTGCAGCTTTCACAGCAGGGGCTCGGACTAAAATCGAAGCCGCTGGTGGAACTTGCGAAGTTATCTAAAGCTACTCAGATTGAGCATAGTGGATGCCAGCGCCCGCACAAGCGTAGAGGTAGGATTTCATGGTCGTTAGTCGAGATAAAGCCCCAACTGCTCAAGAAACCTTTATGCAGATGGCTCAAGCGGCTGGCCTTAGAGGTCGGCTGCTGGTCACTATCGGTCTGCTAATTTTGGTTCGCCTTGGCGTTCATATACCTATACCAGGTATTGACAGGGTTAGGTTTGCTCAGGATATTCAAAATAGCCCAGTAATTGGGTTTTTAGACATTTTCTCTGGTGGCGGAATTTCGGCAGTAGGAATTTTTGCTTTGGGGATTTTGCCTTATATTAATGCTTCCATCATTCTGCAATTATTAACTGCTGCTATTCCCTCTTTGGAAAATTTGCAGAAAAATGAAGGGGAAGCTGGGCGTAGAAAGATTTCTCAAATTACCCGTATTGTATCCTTGGGATGGGCTTTGGTTCAAAGTATAGGCATTGCGTTGTGGGTACAGCGTTATGCTATTGCTGGAAATACTGGTTTTATATTCATCGCTCAAACAGCTTTAGCACTCACAGCAGGCTCCATGTTTGTTATGTGGGTGTCAGAGTTAGTTACTGAGCGTGGGATTGGTAACGGCGCATCTTTGCTGATTTTTATCAACATTGTTTCTGTTTTACCACGTTCGCTAGGGCAAACTTTAGAACTTGCTCAAACTGGCGATCGCGAAATTCTTGGTAGAGTAATTATTCTGCTGTTAGTTTTCTTGGTAATGATTGTCGGCATTGTGTTTGTTCAAGAAGGAACACGCCGAATTCCAATTATATCTGCACGTAGGCAAGTAGGTCGTCGTCTTTACCGAGAACGTACCAGTTATCTACCACTACGACTAAATCAGGGTGGGGTAATGCCGATTATATTTGCATCGGCAGTATTGGTTTTACCAGCTTCTTTAGCTCAGTTTACTCAAAATAGTGCTGACAAGCCGTTTTTAGGAACTTTGCATCAATTTTTCAACCAAGCTGCTAATTATCTCAGCCCAACTGGTCAAACACCTTGGCTGTATGTAGCTTTTTATGTGTTCCTAATTGTTTTCTTCAGCTATTTTTACGCCTCCTTGATTATTAATCCAGTGGATATGTCCCAGAACCTGAAAAAAATGGGAGCTAGTATTCCTGGAATTCGTCCTGGTAGTACAACTAGTGATTATATTGAGCGGGTTTTGAATAGACTGACTTTGCTAGGAGCGATTTTTCTCGGATTGGTCGCGATTGTTCCCACAGCCGTTGAAAGTACCATTGGTGTCACGACATTTAAGGGGCTGGGAGCGACATCTTTGCTGATTATTGTAGGTGTTGCAATTGATACAGCAAAGCAAATTCAAACTTATGTGATCTCCCAAAGATATGAAGGGATGGTCAAGCAGTAACCCAAGTTGCTGCAAAATTAGTTTTTGTCATTGTTCAGTTGTTAATTAGGAGGGCGCACCAGGCAACAAAAATTCAAAGATATTTGTGGATTTGGAATTTTTTAGCCAGTGTGCAGAAGTTTAGTGACACGATTGATTTTTTTGGGGCCACCAGGGGCAGGTAAAGGCACTCAAGCCAAAATTTTGGCTGATAGCTGTGGAATTCCTCATATTTCAACAGGTGATATTTTACGAGCAGCAATTGCAGAACAATCGTCACTTGGAAAATTAGCACAGGCTTATATGGCTAGAGGCGACTTAGTTCCCGATGCTCTCATCCTAGATATCATCCGTGAACGTCTCAGCCAAACTGATGCCCAAAAAGGTTGGATTCTAGATGGCTTTCCCAGAAATGTTAGTCAAGCATCTTTTTTGGATGATTTGCTACAGGAAATGAGCCAAGTTTCTGATAAAGCGGTTAATTTGGAAGTTCCTGATGAGGTGTTAGTCGTTCGTCTGCTGGGGCGCGGACGAACTGATGATAATGAAGAAACTATTAGGAGACGTTTGGAAGTTTATCGTAACCAAACGGCTCCTTTGATTGATTTCTACAGCAACCGCCAAGCTTTAGTTTCTGTTGATGGTAATCGCACTCCTGAAGAAGTTACCGAAGCACTCAAACAGATAGTTAATAACTGATTGATGGCAGTAGGAATCAAAGCTTAGTTTTACCAATAGGAACAGAGAGAAGCTTATGGCTTTCTCTCTGTTCTTAGTTGGTAAATTTTTGATAAAATATGTAAATTACCTCTTGACTAACACTCCCCTTAACAAAGTGGTTTTCAAATGGTAATAGCTAATAATTATTTAGCAACTGGCAACATTGAGGTAAACACGACTTGGCTAAACAAGATTTAATCGAAATGGAAGGCACTGTGACTGAATCACTGCCTAACGCGATGTTCAGAGTTGATCTAGACAATGGTTTTAATGTGTTAGCTCATATCTCTGGCAAAATCCGTCGCAATTACATCAAAATTTTGCCAGGCGATCGCGTAAAAGTAGAATTGACTCCCTATGATTTAACTAAAGGCAGAATCACTTATCGTCTTCGTAATAAAAAGTAACGTTACTGAGTTGCTCATTGCAATAGACAAAATTGTTTCAATTAAATATTTGAAGCTAAAATTGCTGAAATTGTACAGAAGTGTTATAATCTAGAGCTTGCAGTGTTGCCCAAATAGGCATGAAAGTTCGAGCATCCGTCCGAAAAATATGTGATAAATGCCGCGTCATCCGTCGTCGCGGTCGAGTCATGGTCATCTGTTCTAATCCAAAACACAAACAACGGCAGGGATAACCCACCTAGCCGGTACAAACAGCACTTATAGCACAAATGTATAACTAGGGAGAAAAAAAGCGTGGCACGGATTGCTGGAGTAGACCTTCCGCGTGACAAACGTGTCGAAATTGGTCTGACTTATATCTATGGAATCGGGCTATCGCGGTCGCATGAGATTTTGACAGCAACAGGAGTTAATCCTGATACACGAGTCAAAGACTTATCTGATGCGGACGTTGCTGCTCTGCGCGAGTCCATAGAAAAAGACTATCAAGTTGAAGGGGATCTCAGGCGCTGGGAAGCAATGAACATCAAGCGCCTGATTGACATCGGTAGCTATCGTGGTCGCCGTCATCGTATGGGACTACCAGTACGAGGTCAGCGAACCCGCACCAATGCCAGAACCCGTCGGGGACGGCGTAGTACCGTCGCTGGCAAGAAAAAGGCACCAGGCAAGAAGTAATTGCTTAATTGCTTTATGGATGAATGCCAACTTAATTACCACTTCACTATTGTCAAATAGACCGTCATGGCTCGACAACCTAAAAAAACAGGTGCAAAGAAGCAAAAACGCAACGTACCCAACGGAGTAGCTTACATCCAGTCAACCTTTAACAACACGATCATCACAATCGCTGATAACGGTGGAGATGTGATTTCTTGGGCATCTTCTGGTTCTAGCGGATTCAAAGGCGCTAAAAAAGGAACACCATTTGCGGCTCAGACGGCTGCTGAAGGTGCAGCACGTCGTGCAATGGATCAAGGAATGCGCCAAATTGAAGTGATGGTTAGTGGGCCAGGTGCAGGTAGAGAAACTGCAATTAGGTCGCTTCAAGGCTCAGGGCTGGAAATAACTCTAATTCGCGATGTTACGCCGATTCCTCATAACGGCTGCCGTCCTCCCAAGCGACGTAGAGTCTAACTAAATATTTCTTTTGGATAAAGAAATTTAGGTGATGTCAGCGAAATTTGGCTATTGATCAGCAATGCTCAAAAATACCAAAAAGCTGGCGATCGTAAGATCCGCATCCTCAAACAGGCATTGTTGTTAGGAGCAAAGCAGAGGAAGGCTGGATATTGCTTTTTAGGGGTTTTATGAACAAGGGAGGTCACTCCGTGGCGCAGTTTCAGATCGAGTGTGTAGAGTCAAAAACGGAGAAGAATCAGAGCCAATATAGCAAATTTGTCTTGGAGCCTCTTGAACGGGGTCAAGGCACAACCGTTGGCAACGCCCTGAGACGGGTATTGCTATCAAACTTGGAAGGAGCAGCCGTAACAGCAGTGCGGATTGCTGGTGTAAATCATGAATTTGCCACCATTCCAGGGGTACGGGAGGATGTGCTGGAAATTTTGCTGAACATGAAGGAAATAGCCCTCAAAAGCTATACATCTCAGCCCCAAATCTGTCGGCTGAATGTACAAGGTCCAGCAAGAGTTATGGCTGCTCAGTTTGATCTGCCCTCAGAAGTTGAAATTGTCGATCCCAACCAATACGTTGCCACATTGGCGGACAACGCTCGGTTGGAAATGGAGTTTCGGATAGAAAAGGGTAAAGGCTACAGATCAGTTGATCGAACTCGTGATGAGGCAGCAGTTTTAGACTTTCTTCAGATTGACGCTGTATTCATGCCAGTACAGAAAGTTAACTACAGCGTTGAGGATGCCCGTATTGATGGCTCTCTTGATAAAGATCGGTTGCTGTTAGAAATTTGGACTAATGGCAGTCTCAGCCCTCAAGAAGCTCTCAGTGAAGCAGCCAGGATTCTGGTAGATTTGTTCAGCCCCCTAAAAGATATCAGTCTGGAGTCAATCAAAGACGAATATCAGGCTGATGAAGATCCCACAAGTCAAATCCCCATTGAAGAATTGCAGCTATCAGTAAGGGCATACAACTGCCTGAAGCGGGCGCAAATTAACTCTGTAGCTGATTTACTGGATTATACCCAGGAAGATTTGCTAGAGATTAAGAACTTTGGGCAAAAATCTGCTGAAGAAGTGATCGAAGCTTTGCATAAACGTTTAGGAATTATGCTGCCACACGAAAAATCGGCAAAGCCTAGCTGATAGTTTTGGCAGTGAATTCATTTTTTAGGAGTGTATAAAAGAGGTGCAAGATGCGTCACAGGTGTCGTGTTGATAAACTCGGCAAGCCCGCTGACCAGCGTCGTGCTTTATTAAGAGCGCTGGCAACTGAGTTAATTCGTCATGGACGGATTACAACAACTAAGACAAGGGCAAAGGCTGTTCGCTCAGAAGTAGAAAAGATGGTGACGTTAGCTAAAGATGGTTCTTTATCTGCACGTCGCCAAGCTTTGGGCTATATATATGACAAACAGCTTGTTCACGCCTTGTTTGAGCAAGTCGGTACTCGCTATAGCGATCGCCATGGTGGATACACCCGTATTGCCAGAACAGTGCGCCGCCGTGGAGATAATGCCGAAATGGCAATCATTGAGCTAGTCTGACCTGACTAAATTTTTTTCATGTCAGAAAGCCTGCCTTTATTAACCCAGCGAGTTGCTCTGGTAATTCAATACCTGGGCACTCATTTTCATGGATGGCAGAGACAAGCAAATGGGCGTACTGTTCAAGAAGAAATTGAAACAGTACTTTCTGATGTACTGAAAAAATCTGTGACTTTACATGGTGCTGGTCGCACTGATACAGGTGTCCATGCAGCAGCACAAGTCGCACATTTTGATGCTACAGGCCCAATCCCAGCAGAGCGCTGGGCTGCTATTCTCAACAGCCGATTGCCCCAGGATATTTTGATTCGGGGTTCAGCCGCCGTGCCTCCCACCTGGCACGCTCGCTTTAGTGCCAGTTGGCGACGGTATAGATATATCATTTATACCGACCCCAAACCTAACTTGTTTGTGAGGCAATTCAGTTGGCATTATTATCATGAACCCTTGGATGAATCTTTGATCCAGGCTGCTTTAGACCCATTGATTGGTTACAAGCATTTAGCAGCTTTCCGAAGAGCGAATTCAGGGCGATCGCATTCCTGGGTAGATGTTCAGGAAGTACAATGCCAACGGATGGGGCCATTTATTCATATTGAAATTCAAGCCAGTGGATTTTTGTATGGCATGGTGCGGTTGCTGGTGGGAATGCTAGTGCAAGTTGGTGCAAAAGAGCGCTCGCCAGAAAACTTTACTCAAATTTGGGTGAATGAACACCGCCATCAAGTCAAATACGCAGCACCAGCAAAGGGTCTATGCTTGTTGCGCGTTGGCTATCCAGAGTCGCCGTTTCCACCAGAAGTTTGGTTTGATACCCAGCCGAAATTTCTTTTGCCTACGATCACCTCAACAGAATATTGCCTGATCTAAAAGTTGGAAAGTTGGGAGCTAAAACGTTTTCTCGTTTCAATCCCACTTGCCTACCTTAAGATCCCCCTTAAAGATCAACAAAAGCTATGAACAAAACTTTCCTTCCCTCTGTAAACACCCTTGAAAGAAACTGGTATGTAGTAGATGCTGCTGACCAGCGTTTGGGGCGTTTAGCTAGTGAAATCGCCATGATTTTAAGAGGTAAAAACAAACCCTCTTATACCCCTCACATGGATACTGGCGACTTCGTGATTGTTCTCAATGCTGAAAAAATCGTCGTCACTGGTAAAAAACGTACTCAAAAAGTTTATCGCCGCCATTCTGGACGACCAGGCGGGATGAAAACCGAAACGTTTGCCAAATTACAAGCGCGTATACCAGAAAGAATTATTGAAGAAGCAGTGCGCGGAATGCTGCCTAAAAATTCATTAGGACGGCAACTATTCACGAAACTGAAAGTTTACGAGGGTTCTACCCATCCTCATGCAGCGCAACAGCCCCAAGAACTCAAAATCAATACTATTCCAGGAGGTCAAGACTAATGCAAGCAACAGATCAAAGCGGTCGCGCTGTTTATTGGGGTACTGGTCGCCGTAAGTCATCAGTCGCAAGAGTGAGATTAGTCCCAGGTAGCGGTCAAATGATCATTAATGGTCGCCCTGGAGAACAATACTTCCAGTTCAATAGCAATTATATTTCAGCAGCAAAAGCTCCTCTAGAAACGCTAGGACTAGAAAATGAGTATGACATTTTAGTTAATGCTCATGGAGGCGGTTTAACTGGACAATCTGACTCCGTGCGTTTAGGAGTAGCCAGAGCTTTATGTGAACTAGACCCAGATAACCGCAAGCCTTTAAAAACTGAAGGCTACTTA
This window harbors:
- the secY gene encoding preprotein translocase subunit SecY, whose amino-acid sequence is MVVSRDKAPTAQETFMQMAQAAGLRGRLLVTIGLLILVRLGVHIPIPGIDRVRFAQDIQNSPVIGFLDIFSGGGISAVGIFALGILPYINASIILQLLTAAIPSLENLQKNEGEAGRRKISQITRIVSLGWALVQSIGIALWVQRYAIAGNTGFIFIAQTALALTAGSMFVMWVSELVTERGIGNGASLLIFINIVSVLPRSLGQTLELAQTGDREILGRVIILLLVFLVMIVGIVFVQEGTRRIPIISARRQVGRRLYRERTSYLPLRLNQGGVMPIIFASAVLVLPASLAQFTQNSADKPFLGTLHQFFNQAANYLSPTGQTPWLYVAFYVFLIVFFSYFYASLIINPVDMSQNLKKMGASIPGIRPGSTTSDYIERVLNRLTLLGAIFLGLVAIVPTAVESTIGVTTFKGLGATSLLIIVGVAIDTAKQIQTYVISQRYEGMVKQ
- a CDS encoding adenylate kinase; translation: MTRLIFLGPPGAGKGTQAKILADSCGIPHISTGDILRAAIAEQSSLGKLAQAYMARGDLVPDALILDIIRERLSQTDAQKGWILDGFPRNVSQASFLDDLLQEMSQVSDKAVNLEVPDEVLVVRLLGRGRTDDNEETIRRRLEVYRNQTAPLIDFYSNRQALVSVDGNRTPEEVTEALKQIVNN
- the infA gene encoding translation initiation factor IF-1, with the protein product MAKQDLIEMEGTVTESLPNAMFRVDLDNGFNVLAHISGKIRRNYIKILPGDRVKVELTPYDLTKGRITYRLRNKK
- the rpmJ gene encoding 50S ribosomal protein L36, translating into MKVRASVRKICDKCRVIRRRGRVMVICSNPKHKQRQG
- the rpsM gene encoding 30S ribosomal protein S13, with amino-acid sequence MARIAGVDLPRDKRVEIGLTYIYGIGLSRSHEILTATGVNPDTRVKDLSDADVAALRESIEKDYQVEGDLRRWEAMNIKRLIDIGSYRGRRHRMGLPVRGQRTRTNARTRRGRRSTVAGKKKAPGKK
- the rpsK gene encoding 30S ribosomal protein S11; this translates as MARQPKKTGAKKQKRNVPNGVAYIQSTFNNTIITIADNGGDVISWASSGSSGFKGAKKGTPFAAQTAAEGAARRAMDQGMRQIEVMVSGPGAGRETAIRSLQGSGLEITLIRDVTPIPHNGCRPPKRRRV
- a CDS encoding DNA-directed RNA polymerase subunit alpha — encoded protein: MAQFQIECVESKTEKNQSQYSKFVLEPLERGQGTTVGNALRRVLLSNLEGAAVTAVRIAGVNHEFATIPGVREDVLEILLNMKEIALKSYTSQPQICRLNVQGPARVMAAQFDLPSEVEIVDPNQYVATLADNARLEMEFRIEKGKGYRSVDRTRDEAAVLDFLQIDAVFMPVQKVNYSVEDARIDGSLDKDRLLLEIWTNGSLSPQEALSEAARILVDLFSPLKDISLESIKDEYQADEDPTSQIPIEELQLSVRAYNCLKRAQINSVADLLDYTQEDLLEIKNFGQKSAEEVIEALHKRLGIMLPHEKSAKPS
- the rplQ gene encoding 50S ribosomal protein L17 — its product is MRHRCRVDKLGKPADQRRALLRALATELIRHGRITTTKTRAKAVRSEVEKMVTLAKDGSLSARRQALGYIYDKQLVHALFEQVGTRYSDRHGGYTRIARTVRRRGDNAEMAIIELV
- the truA gene encoding tRNA pseudouridine(38-40) synthase TruA; translation: MSESLPLLTQRVALVIQYLGTHFHGWQRQANGRTVQEEIETVLSDVLKKSVTLHGAGRTDTGVHAAAQVAHFDATGPIPAERWAAILNSRLPQDILIRGSAAVPPTWHARFSASWRRYRYIIYTDPKPNLFVRQFSWHYYHEPLDESLIQAALDPLIGYKHLAAFRRANSGRSHSWVDVQEVQCQRMGPFIHIEIQASGFLYGMVRLLVGMLVQVGAKERSPENFTQIWVNEHRHQVKYAAPAKGLCLLRVGYPESPFPPEVWFDTQPKFLLPTITSTEYCLI
- the rplM gene encoding 50S ribosomal protein L13; amino-acid sequence: MNKTFLPSVNTLERNWYVVDAADQRLGRLASEIAMILRGKNKPSYTPHMDTGDFVIVLNAEKIVVTGKKRTQKVYRRHSGRPGGMKTETFAKLQARIPERIIEEAVRGMLPKNSLGRQLFTKLKVYEGSTHPHAAQQPQELKINTIPGGQD